Genomic segment of Methanolobus mangrovi:
AAAAGAAGATAGCTCATCCGTTATTGCTGTAAGCAGTTTACGAGGGGTGATGAATGCGGCTACCTTAGTATCAACAATAAGCACATCGGCAAGGTCACCGACAGCATTCCTTACAGTCTGTTCTGCAAGCCTGCCCGTAGCTACCAGTATTTTCATGAGTGGAAATAGCAGTGAAAGTAAAAAAGAATAACTGCCAGAAAGGCAGGTCCGGCCTGAGCCGGACAAGTAGTTTAAAAATCAGTGGATAATGTCTATTATTGAACCACCATTTGTGCTGGTGTGCATTGGCTCCACAACAGGACGGCTTACCCTGTTAACGGATGTACCTGCACGCCTGTATGAACGTGGTGCTTCAGCGACCCTGTTTGAAACAGGTGTACTCTCACGGACAATATTGCACTGTGGGTGACCAAGTATCTGTGCTGACTGAACACCAGTCATGATAGCCATTACACGAACCTTGCCTTCGTACTCATTACTGATACGTGCACCCCATATGACATTTGCACTGGGTGACAGCTCATATGTAAGTGAAGCAGCGATCTCTTCAGCTTCCTTGAGACTGAGGTCAGGTCCTCCTGTGATGTGTACAAGACTGCCTGTTGCGCCTCTGTAATCTACATCGAGAAGTGGGTGGTTGAGTGCTGCACGGACTACATCGTCACTCTTGTCCTGATTCTTGCTCTCACCAACAAGCATTACAGCAACGCCGCCACAGCTCATGATAGCTCTGATGTCAGCATAGTCGATGTTGATAAGTGAAGGCTGGGTGATGGTCTCTGTGATACCTTTTACAGTCTCGGAGATGATCTGGTCCATAACTGAGAATGCTTGGTCTATTGGAAGGTTTGGCACATACTCAAGGAGCCTGTTGTTATCAAGTACGATAACTGTGTCTGCAGCGCGGCGGAAGTCTTCAAGACCTTCTTCTGCCTTTACAGCTCTTGCCCTTTCAACTCTGAAAGGACTGGATACCATACCTACAACAATTGCGCCCTGTTCTTTTGCGATCTCAGCAACTACAGGAGCTACACCAGTACCGGTTCCTCCTCCCATACCAGCTGTGACGAAAACAAGATCTGCATTCTTGAAGATCTCTTCAAGGGTGCCGCGTGCAAGTTCTGCTGCCTTGGCACCAATTTCCGGATAACCACCGGCACCAAGACCACGGGTGAGTGTTTTTCCCACAAGGATCTTCTTGTCTGCACGGATAAGGTCGAGATGCTGTTTGTCAGTGTTGATTGCCACTGTTTCGGCACCTTCGATACCCATATTGTAAAGTCTGTTAATAGTGTTATTACCTGCACCGCCGCATCCAACGATCATAATCCTGGGCTGGCCAAGGATGTCACTGAACTGGTCGTTAACTGCGATCGACTGGCGGTATTCTTTCTCTTTCTCTGTGTGTTTTAATGCTTCCTGAACTATTGACTGCACATTCATCCCCTCACGGATATGTTACATTTCGGTATAGTGTTATGGTTTCCAGTTGTTGCTCGAATATTACTGTAACCATTTATCAACGTTTATCAACGTTTTGAAATTCTGTAATTGCCTTATTTCCCTTATTGTTTTTATACTTATCCTTTTATGCAATTTAATAATCGATAAAATGAAGACAACTTTAAAATCCCGAGTGTCAAACGTTTCATATATTATCCTTGCATTAGCCCCCGTATAATAGGGACGGAAAGCAGACAAGCATCTGATAGTACATTTAAAAATGCACATATATAAATTTAACCCGTATTTTATTATATTTGCGATTAATATATAAACATCTGCATCACTAATTTACCCACACACCTTGCCTGAAAAAGTATATATCCATTCTACAAGGTAAAGTGACAAAGATATATACCTTATAAAAAGAATTAGGACCATATATAATTAACACTAATGGCGGAGAGTTTTTTTGGACGGAACAAACATTGCATTTACACTATTTTTACTTTACTGGATGGCAGTAATAGTGCTTGAAAGGAAAGGAACATTGAAAAAGTATAATATTAGTACCTATGGACCTGTCCTGATGATAAGGACAACACATGGACTGAAACTTCTGGACAAGCTTGCAATTCCAAAGAAAGCATGGAGAATCTATGCAGACATAGGCATCAGGCTGATGTTCATTGGAATGATAGCAATGTTTCTTGTTATCATATTGTCCGACATTGCAATGATAGCTTCCATCGGAAATAATTCAATGCCGGAACCAAGTAAATTCAACGAGGCAAGGAATATTTTCCTCATACCCGGAGTCAATGAGTTCATACCACTGACCTGGGGCATAATCGCACTTGTTGTTACCCTTATAGTTCATGAGTTCTCACACGCCATACTCTGCCGCGTTGAGGACATCAGAGTGAAATCCATGGGAATACTGCTTGCAGTGGTTCCAATCGGAGGTTTTGCCGAACCTGATGAAGAGGAACTTTTTGGTAAACAGGAAGAAGAATATAATGAGGCAGATGATCCATATGGTGATCGTAGGCTTGGAATATTCATAGGTGAGGATGAAGAGAAGAAAGTTGCCAGCAAAGTCGTCAAAAATAATGATAAAGTTGCAAGCCGTAAACAAAGAGCGCGTATCCTTGCAGCAGGAGTAATGGCAAACTTTGTTGTGGCACTTCTGGCCTTCGGTCTTCTGTTCGGTCCGGTACTTGGATCACTTTCCCCACTTGGCGACACCATGATAGTTGGTGTACAGGAAGAAAGTCCTGCCTATGCAGCAGGTCTGCGGGAAAACATGGTCATCACACAGCTAGATGATACTCCAATAAGCAATGTCAATGAGATGTTGGAATATCTTGACGGACTTGAAACCGAAACACAGGTTACAGTTCATGCGGCATCCGACAGGGAAATATCCAGCTATGAAGCAAAGGTCATCAACACAGACATTGAACCTGCAGGTATACTTATACAGAGCATAGTTGACGATTCACCGGCATCAGCAGCAGGACTTGAAGCAGGTATGAACATCCTGTACATAGATGAACTCCCGATACGTTCATACACGGATTTCAGGAACATAATGAATAACAGTGAACCCGGGCAGGAAGTGATCGTTGAACTTGGAACAGAAGATGTTGAAGGTACGACAAAATACAATGTTACCCTTGCAGAACACCCTGATGTTGAGAACAAAGGCTTTTTGGGTGTCGTTACAAGCGTGGACGGGCAGATAGAAACTTCCCTTGGGATCACTGTCGGAGAGTTCCCCGCAACTGCTTACCTTGACCTCTTTAAGAGCATACCACAGATGCTTACAGGCGTAACAGGCTGGATAATACTTCTCGGACTGCCGATCATCGGTTTTGCAGGAGAAGGATTCCCAGGTTTCAGTGGAACCCTGGCACAGTTCTACGAACCTGTAGGATGGGCAGAACCTTTCGGAATTGGTGTGTTCTGGCTTGCAAACGCCCTTCTGTGGATAGGATGGCTGAATTTCTATGTAGGTCTTTTCAACTGCCTGCCTGCTGTACCCCTTGATGGAGGACATGTATTCAGAGATTACATGAATGCATTCTTATTCAGGATAACAGGCAATGAAGAAAAGGCAGAGCATATATCCGCACTAATAGCCGCTACCTTTGCAATGCTGATACTTCTGTCATTCCTGTTCATGATATTCGGACCGTATATCGTACATGGTTTCTGACCACATCAGGCAAACACATAAGTAAATGAAAATAAGCTGAAATGTAAAGGCGAAATATATGATAAAAAGACATCTCTGGCATATGACCTTGCTAAGATCAGTCACCGGAGCTCTTGCCATCATATTGTTCTACATGCTTCTTTTCATAAGGATAATGATCCATGAAGGTCAGACCGCGCATGCAAACCTTTACGATGCTTTTTACTGGGTGATCACCACCCTTACAACAGTAGGATACGGAGACATCACCGTAACCTCCCCGCTGGGAAAAATATTCTCAGTCTTTGTACAGTTATCAGGGATCCCTCTTGTTTTTGGAATACTTTTCACCCTGATAATCATACCCTGGATGGAAAAGATGATCCATTCGAACATACCCACCAAAGCTCAGAAAAACCTCAAGGACCATATCATAATCTGCGGCTATAACAGGCTCATAGAAACACTTATCGAGGAACTGAATGGGAATAATGTTCCCTATATCCTGATAGAAGAGGACCCTGAACTTGTAAAGGATCTGCTTAAAAGAAATATACATGCCATATTTGGTGCTGTACACGAAGAAGAGACTCTGAAATATGCAAATATCAGAGATGCACATTTCCTGATCGCAAACCGTTCAGATGAAATGAACGCAAATATCGTACTGACAGCCCGTAATATCAGCGATCTTAATATAATAGCCATGGTTGAAGACAGGTCAAATAAGAAATACCTGAAATATGCCGGTGCCACCAGTGTTGTTTCCCCAAAGGAGATGTTTGGAAGGTTCATCGGAAGAAAAGCAGCTGATCCTTTTGTAAACAGGCTGACAGGAGCCACCGAGTTCTTTGAAGGCGTTAGCATCGTGGAATTGCCCATATACCCGAAAAGTCCTCTGGTAGGAAAAACAATGAAAAATGCAGCCATCAGGGAAAAGACCGGCGCCAATGTTGTGGGTATGTGGAAAGGAGGAAGCCTTACCTTCATTATCAGATCGGATGAAGTGATAAAGGACAATTCTGTTCTGCTGGCAATAGGTTCAAGTGAGCAATTATCCCGTCTGAAGAAACTGACACAATATATGGAGTGACAGGAATGGGAAATGTAAGTGACAAAGGATATCTGGTCGTACTCGGATGCGGAGATGTTGGCAGGCGCGTAGTGGAAACTCTCAAGTATGCCAATATCATGTTCACAGTTGTGGATTCTAATGTTCACAATTTCGAAAATGCAGATTACAACTATGTTGTGGGCAATGCAACAGAAGAAGAGATCCTTATACAGGCAGGCATCCCGGATGCTTCCACGGTGATCGTATCCCTGAATGAAGATACCGATGTCATGTTTGCTACACTTATAACCAGGGGATTAAATCCAAAGTCTACCATTATAGCACGGGCAAATTCCTACAAATCAATTGACAAGATCTACAAGGCCGGTGCTGATTATGTTGCAGCACTGCCAATAGTCGCTGGCCAGATGCTTGCAAAAATGACATCTCGTTGCCTTTTTGATATTGAATGTAAGAAAATGGATGAAGATATCATGCTGTATGAAGGTATAGATATCGAGAAACATACAGTTACAGATGATAAAGAGCTTGCAAATAAAACTGTCTTGGACATTGACCTGAGAAATAAAGTAGGATGCACAATAATCGGAATTGAAAGAGATGAAAAAATAATCACAGACATACTGCCATCTACAGTAATATTGAAAGGAGATATTGTTGCGGTAGTAGGCGGAAAAGAAGAAATTAAGATGTTCAAGGATAAGTATGTCAAGGTCAAGTGATATACAAAAATAATTACCTCGTCGGATCGTTTCTAATGGAAATAATAATTCTTGCTCTCATCGTATTCTGTACATCTGCCCTTTTCTCAATGATCGGGCTGGGTGGAGCCATATTCTATGTACCTTTCTTTTACTGGCTCAGTGGAGATTTTATTTCTTCAGTCACCATTGCACTGCTTCTGAACACTATCACCTCAGGATCAGCAGCCATCACTTATGTGAGAAAACAGATGGTTGAGTTTAAAATAACAATACCATTCATAATTGCTTCAATGACAGGAGCACAGATTGGAGCATATTTTACGAAGATAGTACCTGTAAGTCTACTTCTATTAGTATTCTCGCTGCTCATGCTCTTTGTCGGTGAAGAGATGATATTTTCCAGGGCACAGGTCATGTACAGGGAAAAGCATATCGATGGAAATAAAAGATATTTACTGATAGTCATCTGCGGATTTCTGATAGGAACCGTATCAGGTATGCTTGGAATTGGCGGTGGCACATTTATTGTTCCTTTGTTACTGATACTCGGGTTCAATATCAAAAGAGCTGCAGCCAGTTCAGGATTTATAGTACTGTTCACGTCCCTTTCTGCATTCACGGCACACGTATCTTCATGGGAGCCTGATCTGCACATGGTAGCTGCGGTTGTAGTGGCATCGTTTTTGGGAGCACAGCTGGGTTCTCACCTGATGCACGAAAGGATAAAGGCAGAAACGCTCCAGAAGATGTTTGGAACCATACTCCTGATAATGGCACTCAGAATGCTATCGGGACTCTTATGATAGAAACCTTTAATACAGGCTGTAGCAATCAGTAGTTGCCTTGCGGGCTCGTAGGGTAGCCAGGATATCCTGATGGGCTTCGATGTGACCAAAAAGGTCCGGAGATACCCATCGACTCGTGTTCGAATCGCGGCGGGCCCGTTCTAATCTATTTTTGTGATACTGTTTCGGTAGTAGGTAAACTCATTCTTAATTGTGAACTCGGACTGAACGGATCTTAGTATGATAATGGGACAGCAATTATATATAAAAATAAACTATATTATAATGTCATGCCATATCCAGCCTTTCACCTGAGCTTCTTCATATTCTGCATTTCTCTTGTTGGAGTCTTTGCAATTGCAGGAAGCGGTTTTCGCAGGGAGATTGGTTTTAAGGATGTGAAACATTTGAGTCTGCTCTTGTTTGTAGGAAGTGTAGGTTCGGTGTTCCCGGATGTGCCTGCAGTGTGGAACTATTTATTATACGGAAACCTCCAGCACACAAGCATCGGCACGGTTCCGACACATTCATTGTTCTTTGGCCTGGTGGCATTCATACTAGCATTGGCACTGGGATACATAATATACAGGAATATCTCAAAGGCATCATCCTTAGGGATCTTTGCAGAAGCTGCTTTTCTTTCCCACCTTTTGCTGGATGACATTGCCGATGGTGGCCTTACTTACCTGTATCCGGCGTACAATGAACCATTGAGCATTTTTGTTTTTATGAACGTTCAACTTTCCGGAGTGAACTTTTTCTACTATAACTTCGCTTGTTTTTTATCAGTGTTCTTCATCTTCTGCGTGATGTTCATGGCACTGCTTGCACTGAAGGACCTGGGATTCGGGTTTCGGTATGAACCTATCGAGTGAAATTATTTTATGCATATTAATCTCAGGCTTTTCTGAATCAAT
This window contains:
- the ftsZ gene encoding cell division protein FtsZ is translated as MQSIVQEALKHTEKEKEYRQSIAVNDQFSDILGQPRIMIVGCGGAGNNTINRLYNMGIEGAETVAINTDKQHLDLIRADKKILVGKTLTRGLGAGGYPEIGAKAAELARGTLEEIFKNADLVFVTAGMGGGTGTGVAPVVAEIAKEQGAIVVGMVSSPFRVERARAVKAEEGLEDFRRAADTVIVLDNNRLLEYVPNLPIDQAFSVMDQIISETVKGITETITQPSLINIDYADIRAIMSCGGVAVMLVGESKNQDKSDDVVRAALNHPLLDVDYRGATGSLVHITGGPDLSLKEAEEIAASLTYELSPSANVIWGARISNEYEGKVRVMAIMTGVQSAQILGHPQCNIVRESTPVSNRVAEAPRSYRRAGTSVNRVSRPVVEPMHTSTNGGSIIDIIH
- a CDS encoding site-2 protease family protein, which encodes MDGTNIAFTLFLLYWMAVIVLERKGTLKKYNISTYGPVLMIRTTHGLKLLDKLAIPKKAWRIYADIGIRLMFIGMIAMFLVIILSDIAMIASIGNNSMPEPSKFNEARNIFLIPGVNEFIPLTWGIIALVVTLIVHEFSHAILCRVEDIRVKSMGILLAVVPIGGFAEPDEEELFGKQEEEYNEADDPYGDRRLGIFIGEDEEKKVASKVVKNNDKVASRKQRARILAAGVMANFVVALLAFGLLFGPVLGSLSPLGDTMIVGVQEESPAYAAGLRENMVITQLDDTPISNVNEMLEYLDGLETETQVTVHAASDREISSYEAKVINTDIEPAGILIQSIVDDSPASAAGLEAGMNILYIDELPIRSYTDFRNIMNNSEPGQEVIVELGTEDVEGTTKYNVTLAEHPDVENKGFLGVVTSVDGQIETSLGITVGEFPATAYLDLFKSIPQMLTGVTGWIILLGLPIIGFAGEGFPGFSGTLAQFYEPVGWAEPFGIGVFWLANALLWIGWLNFYVGLFNCLPAVPLDGGHVFRDYMNAFLFRITGNEEKAEHISALIAATFAMLILLSFLFMIFGPYIVHGF
- a CDS encoding potassium channel family protein — translated: MIKRHLWHMTLLRSVTGALAIILFYMLLFIRIMIHEGQTAHANLYDAFYWVITTLTTVGYGDITVTSPLGKIFSVFVQLSGIPLVFGILFTLIIIPWMEKMIHSNIPTKAQKNLKDHIIICGYNRLIETLIEELNGNNVPYILIEEDPELVKDLLKRNIHAIFGAVHEEETLKYANIRDAHFLIANRSDEMNANIVLTARNISDLNIIAMVEDRSNKKYLKYAGATSVVSPKEMFGRFIGRKAADPFVNRLTGATEFFEGVSIVELPIYPKSPLVGKTMKNAAIREKTGANVVGMWKGGSLTFIIRSDEVIKDNSVLLAIGSSEQLSRLKKLTQYME
- a CDS encoding potassium channel family protein; translated protein: MGNVSDKGYLVVLGCGDVGRRVVETLKYANIMFTVVDSNVHNFENADYNYVVGNATEEEILIQAGIPDASTVIVSLNEDTDVMFATLITRGLNPKSTIIARANSYKSIDKIYKAGADYVAALPIVAGQMLAKMTSRCLFDIECKKMDEDIMLYEGIDIEKHTVTDDKELANKTVLDIDLRNKVGCTIIGIERDEKIITDILPSTVILKGDIVAVVGGKEEIKMFKDKYVKVK
- a CDS encoding sulfite exporter TauE/SafE family protein; amino-acid sequence: MEIIILALIVFCTSALFSMIGLGGAIFYVPFFYWLSGDFISSVTIALLLNTITSGSAAITYVRKQMVEFKITIPFIIASMTGAQIGAYFTKIVPVSLLLLVFSLLMLFVGEEMIFSRAQVMYREKHIDGNKRYLLIVICGFLIGTVSGMLGIGGGTFIVPLLLILGFNIKRAAASSGFIVLFTSLSAFTAHVSSWEPDLHMVAAVVVASFLGAQLGSHLMHERIKAETLQKMFGTILLIMALRMLSGLL
- a CDS encoding metal-dependent hydrolase; translated protein: MPYPAFHLSFFIFCISLVGVFAIAGSGFRREIGFKDVKHLSLLLFVGSVGSVFPDVPAVWNYLLYGNLQHTSIGTVPTHSLFFGLVAFILALALGYIIYRNISKASSLGIFAEAAFLSHLLLDDIADGGLTYLYPAYNEPLSIFVFMNVQLSGVNFFYYNFACFLSVFFIFCVMFMALLALKDLGFGFRYEPIE